Genomic DNA from Anopheles stephensi strain Indian unplaced genomic scaffold, UCI_ANSTEP_V1.0 ucontig41, whole genome shotgun sequence:
AAGGTGGAATACAGTTACCAAAACAGTCGACCGTTTGCGCTGGTCCAATACTTCCTCATCTCGCACAGAGCTTTTGGATGGATGCATTGGGCAAACGCGGACGAGTCGCGTTACTTCTTAATACGTTCTTCTCATCCTTCCTTACGACGGATGGACAGTTGCTTCATCGACGGTTTGATTTCCTTCGTTTTGTTCCGCATTCTGCTCCGAAGCTATCACGTGCAACTGTGTTAAGGTTAGGGAATGTTACTTCAACGGCCAACATTTACATCTCGCCTGTGATCGAGCTTCTTGTGTGCTTTGTTgcgttattgttgttggttaaattattgttttctgttgtACGCGTTACGATCCGTTTCAGTAGAAATGCACTGAAATATAGCAGTATTGGACAATTCGCACGAAAAGGTCGCGATCAGGGGTGGAGAGAGCTAACACGCGCTGCTGACACAGATGAATTGTAATCGTTAGCTACTAAGTAAGCACAACTGGACACAAATATATTCAATTATAACCTTTTAGGAgtcgttttgtttcttgttcttcGTTATTCGCTTCAAAGAGTACACCGattagaaaatttattttaaattgtgttAGAGGCCACCGAAATAAAGCATGCGAGCTGCTGATCGTATAtgtgcgcctaaaagtatgcaataagtTTCACAGCTAGGCAATCCATCTGAATACAGTGTGTAGGAAGCAATCTCACACACCGATCGTAGCCTTATTTAGGTTTCCGATTTATTTAGTTATTAAACTGATTCATACTGCCTTAGACCTTATTATCCGTCAATGTACAGTAAGTATTTATcgcggtaaaagactcgagaaggccccccctagaatcttttgtgtgcagcactgtggcctgtcatttttgttgtacagtgggatttctgtatggtcaaaacccatttgatgtaaacattgtgcattgttccttaatactgttaatagacagcaagtagaacttgataaaatacattgtaacaagtggtttgagattttggtattcttatgtttcctcctttgctgaatatcaatgcaaggtaacaagtattcatcgaattactgttccgttaccgtccgagatcgtcgtgcatgttttaggcccgattgttcacctctagtgcgactgaaaactagtacgaagcccctgtaacccaaaatgaatggtagggttagtggagaggggattttaatcaaataataacaatattttattcgactttcatcaaccaattttgaccacactgaaagcacactgaaagctcactgtgaagctctcgcaacgtgtactgcggattgcatacctttaggcgtaaatcctacagcgcctaacaaattttgtcaggggggggccttctcgagtcttttacctttaTCGCAAAAAATGGATGAACAATATAAGAAAACGTCTTGCTCATGCAAGGCACACTGAGTTATCTGggttaattcaattttaagtTATTATAAAACGACACTCACTTGATGTTATAAAATGCCATTACTTGATGAAGGACTCATTgaagaaaaatacatttttcatataaaaaaCTTACCCTCAATTGAATTTTTTCTCAATACAATTGCAACGTTATTACGGCAATCATAACTCAACTAAATTTTCTACATAGTTCTCTGATATATTCCCAACTCCCGTTCAGCTTCCCAGCACGTGTAGTCGCCGCTTAACATCTCGCCCAGCAGCTCTCAACTGCGGCGACCACTCTCTTTCGGTTCACTCACGAACGCAAACCACCGTTTTGACATTGACCGCCAAATCGGTCAGTGGGCCATTATTTTGTCTTGCATCGTGAGAGATCAGCGGGTTGTTGGCCTCGGAATAGTGGAAAAGGAAACGAACCGACTTCGGAAAGCATCTGCTGCTTCCCTTAATGTGATGATAATTTAACGCCGCAAGATTAGGAGAACCCACGAGCCGATAAGATGCATCGGTATCGTCGTTAGGGATAAGATTGCATTCAAGGTGCGCAGGAGACAATGCACGGAACTACCCGACAGTAGCCTTCTATAACTTTGTATTGATTTTACAAACACACCTCAGCATGACACATCAAACACTGTATAATTATTAACCTCGAAAAACTGGGAAAAGCCGCAGACCAATCCCACGGTAAacgaaaacatacacacaacaaaGTTCATCTTTTGCACAACATTACAATTACAGCGCCACCAATCAATCGCCCACGTTTAGATTTCTTCTTCAGCCACTGATGACAGGAATCGCACTGGCACGTCGTGAACCTTTAACCGCGGGAGGCTTCACCACAACACCCTCAATCGTGTGGCCTTCAGCTAATTTGGTCCTACCGAGCgccacacacatacccacCGGCGCCTGGAAACAACGCATTCCAATTCATCATGTGCCATTGTGATTGCCTCATCCGCCGCACATTGCgtacagcagcatcatcatcttaAGAAGGGTTGTCTTAAGCCACCACCCGGTGGGAACCTCCTTTAAAGGAACCGCATCTCATCTTCTGGCCAGCTGTTAAACGCTGATCAGCCGGTCGAGATTTGTAAAACCACCTCCTCGCCCAATTATTCACAGAGAGGATGCTCCTAATCAATAGATCGCGAATTTTGCATCCATTCCAAGCTGCATAATGTAGCTCGCACTCCTAACAAGGGCTCGGCTGTGTTCCGAAAAGTGGACCGTAGCTTAAGCTGACCCACTCTGAACAATGGGCAGAGAGAATCGTCCACACCACACCGGAGCTCCACAcatgatcatcatcgtcatgcaGCTCCATTCAACTCGATCCGCAGATAATCGGTTTGTTTCAGTTGCAAGAGACTCCGAATGACGCAAAATCGTTATCCGATCGGTCGACGATTCCCGATACAAATCTCTTTCACATTCACGATCATAATTGGTCCTAAACAGGCCGGGCAATTGTCGCGGGTCGCGAGCGAGTACACGACTTTCCACCACCGAAACGGTCCAAACGTGAGCTGTTTTCCATATTTCTCCCAGCACTAATCGAGCCAACCTCGTAGTCGACAACCCCGATCAAGATCGTCATCTCCGGCGTCTGCCTCGGTGACATGCATGGCGCGATCCCACGAGGAAAACTCGGCGCCAACTTCCTGCTTGGGAAATCGTGGCCCACTGTGGGCACAACTCTCGACGAATGTCTTTCTACGAATCAGACTGTCTCTGTCCGTACAGTTCGTTGTGAAAGGAATAAAATCTTTAACACCTCACCAGCGTGCAGCCAAACAGCCGAACGGTACAGCATTAGGCTGTGTGATGCAATACGGGAAATTTGTGCACGATCATGTAAACAACAGCTTTTTGGCTCCCGGTTTCCTCCAGCAAGCGTCCGTACGAGCGATCTacaaaacgcaaacacaaGAGGCAATAGAGAAACACTCACACCCCGCAGCGCTCAAGTCGTACAATTTTCGTTTATTGACATTTAAATAATCACACATATCATTTACAACGCGGAATACAAACTCATCGTAACTCATCGAAACTAAATACTGCAGATGGCGCCACTTAACACTCGGGAGGGATCTACATTGCCCTACACACGCGTCAGGTGCGCTTAATTGTATAATGTCGGTACTGTCCGTTTGTCCGGTTGTGATTTAGTGACACAAATTACTACCTGCCTGTCTGTGACTGCTAGCTTATCGGCTCTCGGTCGGGCTCTCCATTCTCTTGCCGGGATCATAGGTTAAAGATCATCTGACATACACACTCCGGGAGGCGTTACATTGAGCCAGTGCGCCAAACAACTTCATCAATAAATACACCGATGCGATACGTGCTGATGCTGGCGGGCCGTGCAGCACATTATGTCAACACTGTTGTTGTGGTGCAGAAAATGAGATGTGTCCTCCATGCCGCTGACGATAATCGATGACGATCGCACTCCGCTGAACAGGGCATGCGCAAACACCGCTCATCATGATCAACTCCTTCAGGTGTTGGCGGTGACGAGTGGTTGGAAGCGTTCGTAAAAATGAGTCAATTTTTTGGCGAGAAAAAGGTGTAAAAGCGATTTATGAACCTGGTTGAAGCTGGCAACCGGTTACGTAAAGCGCTGTCGGTACGGTTAAGGGCTCGCGCTCGCGGTCTGTAGGTCCTTAGGCGACCACCGAAGCGATAAAGTAGTCGATCGGAGTAGTTTTGGCCGACCGCGTCAATGGGGACACACAGGATCTTCAGGGAACGCAAGCCGATAGACGTAATTGAATGCGAGTAAACCACACATTGCCCCTAAAGTGTGCTATAAACGTAAGGCCCACCGGTCCCAGCAGTCCCCGTGCGGATTGCATGAGAACGTCTCGGGCGTACATGCACCGGCGGACGAGATGTGTTGTGAAGTTGCGCACACGAACAATGACGTGTGGTTTGCGTGCCGGGAACCGGATTTTGGAAACCGGTCAAAATGCACAATGATTGGATTTGTTGGTGATTAAGATAAATTAAACTGTGCCCTCTTCTCGCTTGCCGGTGTGCGATTAGCCAACACGAACCCATCCTCCAGAGGTCTGCCGAAGACTTCTCTTTCTCTACGTCCATCTGTCATTGGTGCGTGTTTAGCAGTAATGAGCCCCAATACACTCTCGATCTGTGGCCTTCTTCTAATCTAATCCGGCTCCGATTTCTCAGCTGCCAAAAAGGTTTCGACTACGCTCATGTTGCTTCTCCGAAGCTGCGGGGAAGCTAAACGGATAATCGGAATCTCGGAGTGCTCCGGTGGGCGCACTAAAATTTTGGTTAAATGCAATTAGGAAATAACGATCGTGTGCGCTGTTGTTGCAGCCACACGACGGCCGCACGCCATCTTACCCACTGCCTAACCTAAGCCAAAATCGTTCCATTTCCCTTCGAGCCGTTTGCAGCCGTGAATGGGTAGTAATCGGGTGAGGAAATCGGTCATTTTTCCTCATCTCTCATCGGTCGGGTCGGAGTTGCATCTGGGAGAGCGAAGCGACGGTAGCAGTTGTGGAATGTGCGCCTTTGTAACACTGTCTGTCTGGAGCAGCAACGGCGAGATAGAAAAGTTGGAAAACCGAATCGTTTTtcgtggcttttttttcgtgaactTGCGGTCTAGCGGGTCTGGATGGTACTTGTTGTTCGATGCCGTTGCCTCCACCCCCGGTTGCTGAATTCGTTCGTTATGGAAAATAATATTGCCTCCACCCCGAATAGCAAAAATGGCGTTTTGACTTAATTGGGCCGATGCGGGATGGGCACCCTGCCCGACCTCAACAATGCACCACTAAACAATTGCCACAGTTTATGCCGTCGCGGTACGATCAAAGTATTGCGCGATTACCTGCTGTACGGGCCCGCTCAAGCTGGGCTCAAGGAATGTTTGAAGTGTGTTTTGATAAGACCCCCCGCCACACACACCGGGCTCTAGAAATGTTCATGCTGTTTTGGCGTTTGGGCGAAGGTCCCTTGTATAAGGAGTAAGGCTGAAGTAACCATTTTACGGCTTATTAAGATATTGCATGTAAATATCTGTTCCAAAAGCAAGTGGTCATTCCGATACTGACCCGGGGGGAGGGAAGGGAGGACTTAAAAATGGGTCATCTGCGCATCAACGATACGAACACAACGTACGCTGACGATAAATCATTATTACACGGAGTCGTAAAAGAAGTCCGTTTGCAAATGGCAGACAAATGCAAAAGCTCGCCCTGGCCACTGGACGACAATGGTTGCCTTGAATGAAAAATTGTGCgtaaaatcaatatttacaTTCAGGGCAGCAAAACACTCTACCCGCAGCACAATTCACCCCACGGTCAATCACATCGATCAAGCCCGAACAGAAGAACTTAACCGCACTTTCGCCGGACGCACTTCTGCCGCACAATGGGAGATAAATTTGGCAACCGCCAAAACGGCAAGCTTTACACTATTTTTGGTTAAGAaaagaatttgaattttgtttgcGAAAGTGCGACCGAAGAAACGTTTGCGTATGCAACGCGCCGTGAGAAAACTGGTACATATTCATTAAAATggggttttgattttatttaatacaCACTATTGCAATAAATAGCCACGCTAATCGAGGGAAAGAAGAATGGAACGCGGGGAAGGCAAAATGGTTGGAAGTGGGGGGGGAACAGCTTCGTCGTTTAAAAACGTTTTAAACCGCCGAATAAAAACGTCATTATGGCGTCGTTAGGAAGATGTCTCAAtgtgtctgctgctgctctctcgctctctttcgctctctcttgctctcctCTCTCGCACTattactacttctactactactactactgcttctTCTGGTACTTGGGCTGGTACCCTTTCTCCCGTTTACCtcgtccttcttcttcttacggGAACGGCACGGCCGGAACCTTATAATGATAGCCATCGGCATCGAGCGTATGCGACGGGACGACCGAGGACGGTACGGTGAGTCCATTTTCCGGTGCCTCGTAGTTGTAGCCATCGTCGTTCGGGTCAGCTATCCTGGACTGGATCTCTGTCTCGTCGGCGCTCGATTCGGCGACCAGGGTCGTCGTTTCGCTGGAAGAAGTCGCCGGGCGGTACGTGGTGATCGTATCGTTCTGTGTGACCACGGCTCCAGTGGTCGTCGTTGGAGTGAGCAGATCTAGCAGCGATGGCCCAGTAGGTTCGTCCGCCCCTAGCCGTGCCTCCGGTTGCTCTGGTTCCGTTTGCTCCGTCGCCGCAGGGAGATCCGTTGTGGCTAGCGATGAGGCTGCGGTTGTGGTGACAGCGGCAGATGTCGTCGTTGCCTCACTCGTGCCGATCGTAGTCGAAGGTTCATCGTTAATGCGGAGTTCCGGCACAAAATCGGCATGGCTCGCCACTTGGCTCGTTTCCTGCATCTGATTAATGAGTGCAATCACGGACGAGGCGTCGTCGGCCGGTTCTCCTGTCGCGACGCTGGCCGTGGTGGTCGTTTGCTGTCCTTCCGTCGTctgctgttcgtcttgctcttgTTGCACCAGACTGTCCGCTTCCGGGACAGAGGGCGCAAGTGTCGTCGTGGGTTCTGGAGACTGTGCTGGAACGATGGTCGtgccgctactgctgctaccggtGGTGCTTCCCGTGGTCGTCGAATCATCCGACTCGAATCCACTGCGTACGATGATCGGGAAACCGTTGGCATCGCTGTCTGGTGGCAGGTACTCCGGGGCTGAGGTGGAAGCGAGCTCAGTTGAGGTTTGTTGCGTCACAACGCTGGAGACTGTGCCCGATGCATCGGGATACACTGACGCTTCCGGCAGCTTCGGATAGGGAGCTGGAGTTTCCGTCGGCAGCTGGAACGTGGTAGAGGTTTGAGGTTGCTGTGTGGTCGTGGATGGCGTGCTCGGTTCCTTCGGCACTACCAGCTCCGGGAGCGGTTTCGGGGGAAGATATTCCAGCGAGTTCTTTGcggttgtcgtcgtcgtcgggacGGTGGTCGTGGCGAGCTGATTAATGTCGCTTGGTTGCCCGATCACTTCGTTTATGTTGGTCGGAAGCATCACCTCGGGTTTCTTGTAGCCGTagccgtcgtcgttgtcgaaTTCTTGCTGAGTCGAGGAAATCCCATAAGTGGATGGTGCTGG
This window encodes:
- the LOC118516895 gene encoding mucin-5AC-like — its product is MMWKLLILAGCLVTSGLARPDVSHLLKKTADKQKRQSFIGTSVSVNGNGAVATEIKTGDAANIEALLPQISLFPLPDNQPSPFRRLEDRSGYDYQKPDFPLDVHPDSNLVSPVSTQAPEYLPPEDGEESSNVDKVAPPSSPSTTTSTTTTTTTTTTTTQAPPTTTTTTTPAPSTYGISSTQQEFDNDDGYGYKKPEVMLPTNINEVIGQPSDINQLATTTVPTTTTTAKNSLEYLPPKPLPELVVPKEPSTPSTTTQQPQTSTTFQLPTETPAPYPKLPEASVYPDASGTVSSVVTQQTSTELASTSAPEYLPPDSDANGFPIIVRSGFESDDSTTTGSTTGSSSSGTTIVPAQSPEPTTTLAPSVPEADSLVQQEQDEQQTTEGQQTTTTASVATGEPADDASSVIALINQMQETSQVASHADFVPELRINDEPSTTIGTSEATTTSAAVTTTAASSLATTDLPAATEQTEPEQPEARLGADEPTGPSLLDLLTPTTTTGAVVTQNDTITTYRPATSSSETTTLVAESSADETEIQSRIADPNDDGYNYEAPENGLTVPSSVVPSHTLDADGYHYKVPAVPFP